Proteins co-encoded in one Candidatus Methylomirabilis sp. genomic window:
- a CDS encoding helix-turn-helix domain-containing protein: MTVQEKKGSHDPRTIGFRALYEAAKILSDQVDLEQVLGELERELVMRALRENGGVQARAAARLGLTPRQFAYKMKKYRIIKEFRIDG, from the coding sequence ATGACCGTTCAGGAAAAAAAGGGGAGCCACGACCCAAGGACTATCGGGTTCAGGGCGCTCTATGAAGCGGCCAAGATCCTGAGCGACCAGGTCGACCTCGAACAGGTACTTGGTGAGCTTGAACGCGAGCTGGTTATGCGGGCGCTAAGGGAAAACGGCGGTGTCCAGGCGAGGGCTGCCGCTCGCCTGGGTCTCACGCCACGGCAGTTCGCCTACAAGATGAAGAAGTACCGGATCATCAAAGAGTTCCGAATCGACGGCTGA
- a CDS encoding DUF2249 domain-containing protein, whose translation MSENYAATVDARVLPIPQKHPTIFRAFDELAVGETMLLVNDHDPKPLYYTFAAERTGEFEWRYLESGPEVWQVSIRRVAAAAGQHAPSEGHSCGGHHEHHEHHAHQHAHAGSPTQILKDEHTLILQALDGLERKLAALEAGAAPDRTYFEKAVKFIRTFADECHHGKEEDLLFKTMVDRGFPLQGGPIAVMLSDHEAGRAYIREMAEASAAVGQDPAAAGKIVRSGRAYIQMLRPHIDKENMILYAMADNLLSPQDQTKLGEAFERFETEKIGADVHEEMMALQAELKVGA comes from the coding sequence ATGTCAGAGAACTATGCAGCAACCGTAGATGCCCGTGTCCTGCCGATTCCGCAGAAGCACCCGACCATCTTTCGTGCCTTCGACGAGTTGGCGGTTGGGGAGACCATGCTCCTGGTCAACGATCACGATCCCAAGCCGCTCTACTATACATTCGCCGCAGAGCGGACGGGGGAGTTCGAATGGCGCTATCTGGAGAGCGGTCCCGAGGTGTGGCAGGTATCGATCCGCCGGGTTGCCGCTGCCGCAGGGCAGCATGCGCCAAGTGAAGGACATAGCTGTGGCGGGCACCACGAACACCACGAACACCACGCGCACCAGCATGCCCACGCCGGTTCTCCGACTCAGATCCTCAAGGACGAGCATACCCTGATCCTCCAGGCGTTGGATGGGCTGGAGCGAAAGCTGGCCGCGCTGGAGGCCGGCGCCGCCCCGGATCGGACCTATTTCGAAAAGGCGGTGAAGTTCATCCGGACCTTCGCCGATGAATGTCATCACGGTAAGGAGGAGGACCTGCTGTTCAAGACCATGGTGGACCGCGGCTTTCCGTTACAAGGAGGACCCATCGCGGTCATGCTGTCGGATCACGAGGCCGGTCGCGCATACATCCGTGAGATGGCTGAGGCCTCGGCGGCCGTAGGACAGGATCCAGCCGCGGCAGGGAAGATCGTCCGGAGCGGGCGTGCCTACATCCAGATGCTGCGGCCTCACATCGATAAGGAGAACATGATCCTGTATGCGATGGCGGACAATCTGTTAAGTCCGCAGGATCAGACGAAGCTTGGAGAGGCGTTCGAGCGCTTCGAGACTGAAAAGATCGGCGCGGATGTCCATGAGGAGATGATGGCCCTGCAGGCAGAGTTGAAGGTGGGGGCCTGA